GGCCGCGCTGGTCTGGGCGGCGAAGCCCTGCTGCGGCTGCAGGTCGGTCAGGCCCGTGCCCATGGTGCGGATGATGCGCCAGCCGCCGATGTAGGTACCGAGCGCGATGGCCAGGCCGGCGGAGAGGATCACCCAGGTGGGAGGGTTGGAGCCGGGGGCGACGGCACCGCCCGCGACCAGCGCGAGGGTGATGATGCCCATCGTCTTCTGGGCGTCGTTGGTGCCGTGGGCCAGGGAGACCAGGCCGGCGGAGGCGATCTGGCCGGCCCGGTAGCCCTTGCGGGAGGCCTCGCCCCGGGCGCCGCCGCCGATGCCGTAGGAGAGCCGGGTGGCGAGCATCGCCGCGATGCCGGCGACGGCCGGCGCGGCGACGGCCGGCAGCAGCACCTTGGTGACCAGGGCGTCGCCGTGCACGGCGCCGAAGCCCGCGGAGGCGACGGTGGCGCCGATCAGGCCGCCCATCAGGGCGTGGGAGGAGCTGGAGGGCAGGCCCACCAGCCAGGTCAGCAGGTTCCAGAGGATCGCGCCGACCAGGGCGGCGAAGATGACCTCGGGACGGATGCCGGTCTCGTCGACGAGACCCTTGGAGATCGTGTTGGCGACCTCCACGGAGAGGAAGGCGCCCACCAGGTTGAGGGCGGCGGACATGGCCACCGCGACCTTGGGCTTGAGCGCGCCGGTCGAGATGGTCGTGGCCATCGCGTTGGCGGTGTCGTGGAAACCGTTCGTGAAATCGAACGCGAGTGCGGTTATCACCACAATCGCGAGGATCAGCGAGAAGCTTTCCATTTACCCAGGCAATCGTTCGAGGTCATTGGCGCGTCGAAGGTAAGCAACCTGGGTGAACGGAAGATGAACTGGGACGGGCTTCACGGTGTCGGTAACGGGGGGTCGGGATTCCGTTCCGGTTCGGCGCCCGGGCGTCCCATGGACTAGCGGCCCCGCGCGAAGGACCGCAGCCGGCCCGTCGACCCGTTGAAGAGATCCTGGTCACCCGGCAGCCGGCCCCTCGTGCCGCGCTGCCAGAAGGTCCAGTAGCGCCATCCGCCCGGCAGCGCTCCCGGGCCCGAGCTGCCGTGGCGGGCGATCCACAGGGCGTGGCTCCGGGCGAACGCGCGGCTGTCGCCGGTGCAGTCGCGCCACCAGTGGGCGGTGGTGTAGATCACCGGGCGGCGGCCGGTCCGCCGGCGGACCTCGTCGCTGAAGGAACGGATCCAGCGCACCATCCGCGACCGGCCCAGCCCGTAGCACGGGTGCTTCCGCTTGTACGGGTTGTATTCGATGTCGAGCGCGGGCGGCAGGGTCCGGCCGTCGGCCCGCCAGCCGCCGCCGTGCCGCACGAAATAGGCGGCCTGCCGGGCGCCCGAGGACCGGTCCGGAAGCGCGAAGTGGTACGCGCCCCGGATCAGTCCCGCCTTGCGCGCGCCGGTGTACTGCCCGCTGAAATAGGGGTTGCGGTAGGTGGTGGACTCGGTCGCCTTGACGTAGGTGAACCGGGCGCCCCCGGCGCGGGCGGCGGACCAGTCGACGGCACCCTGGTGCGAGGACACGTCGTGCCCCCGGGGCCGACGCGCCGTGTGTGCCGTGTGTGCCGTATGCGCCGTATGCGCCGTATGCGCCGCGTGCGCCGCGTGCGCCGGCGGTCCGGCCGACGCGGGCTCGGCGCCCGCGAGGGCGAGCGCCGCGGTGGCCGCCGCGACGGCGCCCGCGCGACGGCGGGTGGGTGTGCGGTCGCGGGTCATGGGGTCCCCCTGGCGTGGCGGTGGTACGGCGTCCGGCGGGCGGGAAAGGCCATTGAATGCCCGGATGTCGACAAATCGGTTGTCCGTGCGGTGTTTCACGGCGATGTCCGCCCGTTCGGGGGCATGAAATCCCATCGGAAGACCGCGGCCCGCTCCCCTGCCGCCCGGCCGGCTGGCAGGATCGCCGCATGGCTGAGCCGCGACGGAACACGGAAGACGAAGAAGCGCGCGCCTGGGAGGAACTGGTCGCGACGGCCCGCCGGTCGGTCGCCGACGGCCTCGTGGTCGGCACCTCGGGGAACGTCTCGGCGCGCGTCGGGGACGTTGTCCTCGTCACGCCCTCGGGCGTGCCCTACGACCGGCTGACCCCCGGCGACCTCACCGGCGTCGGTCTCGACGGGCGCCAGGTGCGGGGCACCCTGGTGCCGACCAGCGAACTGCCCATGCACCTGGCGGTCTACCGCACCACCGGCGCCCGCGCCGTCGTCCACACCCACGCCGTGCACGCCACCGCCGTCTCCGCCCTCGTGCCCGAGCTGCCGCTGGTCCACTACATGGCCGCCGCCCTCGGCGGACCCGTCCGGGTCGCCCCCTACGCCACCTACGGCACCGACGAACTGGCCGAGAACATGCTGCGCGCCCTCGCCGGCCGCTCCGGCTGCCTCCTGCAGAACCACGGCACGGTCACCTACGGCGACACCCTCGACCAGGCCTACGACCGCACCGCCCAACTGGAGTGGATGTGCCGCCTGTGGCTGGTGGCGTCCTCGGTGCCCGCACTGACGCCTTCCGTGCTGACGGAGGCACAACTCGCCCAGGCGGGGGAACGCTTGAGGGGGTACGGCCAACGGAGGTGACCCCTTGCTGCCCAGCCCCCTGCCCCGGCCCCTGCTCGCGTCGCTCGCCCCACCGCGCCGCGGCGCCGCCCCGGCCCGCCCCGCGCGCCCGGTGGTGCCACCCCGGCCCGCCCAGCGCCGGACGTCACCCCGCCCGCCCCTTCCGCTGGCCGCCCGCCCCGGTCCCGCCGACACTGGACCCGTGCGCACCGTCAAAGCGACCGCCACCGCCCTCGGCGCCGTCCTGGCCGCCGGCGCGGCGTCCGTGGCCGCCGGCCGGCTCGCCAGCGACGCGGCGCTGAAGGCGCCCGCGGGCCGTCCGCTGCCCACCGAACCCCGGCTCACCGTGCACGGCACGGCCGCGGGCCACATCACGCTCACCCGTGACCTGGCCACGCTGCGCCCCGGGGTCTACGGCCTCGCCGGTGACGGCTCCCACGCGGTCGTCGGCCCCGTCGCGAAATCGGCCGAGCACACCGCCGACACCGTCGTACGCCGCCTGGAGCGCGTCACGCACGGCACCTTCGCGGCCGGTGACGCCGTGTGGCTCACCCCGAACGTGTACGTCGGCAATCCGGGAGACGCCCTCGGCCTCGAGTGCGCCGACGTCGACGTGCCCGGCGAACTCGGCGCCCTGCCCGCCTGGTTCGTGCCCGCCCACCGGGACACCTGGGTGATCGCCGTGCACGGCCTGGGGGCCACCCGCGAACAGGCCATGAACGTCATGCCGTTCCTGCACGACCGCCGCCTGCCGGTACTGGCCCTCGCCTACCGCGGCGACCCCGGTGCCCCGCGCTCCCCGGACGGCCTGCACCACCTCGGCGAGACCGAGTGGCGCGACGTGGACGCCGCGATCCGCCACGCCGTCCGCCACGGCGCCCGCCGGGTCGTCCTCCTGGGCTGGTCCACCGGCGCCACCATGGCCCTGCACGCGGCCCGGCACTCCCCGCTGCGCCACCACATCGCCGGGCTGGTGCTCGACTCGCCGGTGCTCAGCTGGGAGGCCACCCTGCGCGCCCTCGCCCGGGCCCGGCACACCCCCCCACCGCTGCTCCCGCTCGCCGTCCGGGCCGCCCAGGGCCGGGCCGGCCTGCACGCCGACCGGGCCGCAGCGACCGGGGACCCCGGCCTGCCGGCCGTGCCGATGCTGGTCGTCCACGGCCCGGACGACCGGGTGGCCCCCTGGGAGCACTCCCGCCGCTTCGCCGCCCGCTTCGCCGGCCACGTGGTCCTGCACACGGTGCGCGGCGCCCCGCACGCGGCGATGTGGAACGCGGACCCCGAACAGTACGAGGAGCGCCTTCGCCGGTTCCTGACGCCGCTGATGTGAGGTCCCGGCGGGGTGGTGCGAGGCTCCCGGCGGGGTCGCGGTCAAGGCTCGTCCCAGCCGTCCCGCAGGCTCCGCCGAGGCGGTCCGAGCGGACCCCGAGCGATCCGGAGGCCCTGATTCCGGTCATTCCGTTCCGGGCCGTACCACTGGCCTGATCACGTCCGTCGGCCCGGCGCCGCCGCCGGCCCCTCGGCCACCCCCGCCGCCCCCCGTGACATTCCGTTTGGGTTTTCGGACCGTCAACCGGAAGACTGCACCCGTGACGTCCCGTATCCCGCGCGACTCCAGGCTTCGACTCGTCCGACCGCGACCCCTGGCCGCCGCCCCCAGAGCTGTGAACCAGCGGCGCACGCGCCGCCCCGCACCCCGGCCGCCGGAGGGCACCCCCGCCCCCGCCGAACTGGCCAGAATGGCCCGCGCCGGTCTGGCCGGTGCCGTCCGCGTCGCCCGCTGGGCCGACGCCGTCCTCGGCCCCGGCCGCACCGGGGCCACCGCCGACGGCAAGGCCACGCTCTCCGACGAGACCGCCGCGCGTGCCGCCGCCGACCTCGGCCTGACCACCGCCCAGGTGTGCGCCGACTGGGACACCGCCCGCCTCGCCGGACTGGTCGAGGTGCACGGGGACAGCGCGCGGCCCGGCTGGCGGCTGCGCGCCTGGGACCGCGACGACAGTGCCGTGCTGCGCGGCTGGGTCGCCCTCTTCGACGCCTGGTCGCTCGCCTGCCCGGAGCCCGGGGGCGAGGAGCCGGCCGCCGTCGCCGAGGTCGTCTCGGCCATGCCCCAGGTGCTCTCCTTCCTCCAGCTGTCCGCCGGTCCCGTACCGGTGGAGCAGTTGCTCGACCTGCTCCAGCAGCGGGTCACCGAACTGCGCACCGAGCGCTGCGAGGTCTCCTACGAGCCCGGTTCCGGCGGGCCCGCCGAGGCCTCCCGCCCGGCGCGGACCGCCCCCGCCGCGGACACCCCGCTCGAACCCCTGCTCGACTGGGCGCTCAAGGCCCTCGCCGGCGTCGGCGCCCTGACCTACGGCGACGGCCAGGCCACCCTCACCCCGCTGGGCAGCTGGGCGGTCTGGGTCAAGCTGGAGCAGATCTGCGTGGCCGCGCAGAGCCCGGCCGGCAACATCGAGCAGTCCGCCGAGGACATGCTCCGCGGCTGCGCCCAGCTCCGCCCCAACGCGGCCCGCGCCGAATACCGCGCCTGGCTCGCCGCCCGCCCCGTCGGCAGTGCCGTCGGCCGGCTCATCGACGCCGCCCGCGGCGAGGACGCCCTGCTGCGCGGCCTCGCCTTCGAGGCGCTGCGCGTCGTCGGCGCCCCCGCCGAGCCCGACGTGCGCGCCGTCGTCGACGAACCCGCGCTGCGGCCGTACGCCCTGCTGTGGCTCGCCGAGCACGACGGCGTCGACCCGGAGGACGCCCACGAGGTCCTCACCCGCGAGGAGGCCACCTGGCTGTGGGTCGACACCGCGGCCGCCGTCGCCGACCACGGCGAGGCACCGATGCTGGTGCGGCACCTGGAGGCCGCCGTGCAGCCCACCGTCCCCGCCCTGCTCGACGAGGTCCGCGCCGTCGGCCACCCGCGCACCGTGCAGGTCCTGGTCGCGCTCGCCGCGGCCCACCCCGACCCGGCCCTCGCCAAGGCCGTGCGGCGGGCCGCCTTCCAGGTGCACACCGGGGGCTAGCGGGGGCCGGCCCCCGGGGCGGGGGCGCACGCCCCGGGCCCCGGACGCCGTCCCCGGTGCCTCCCCGGCCGGGTGGTCCCGCGGGCCGTGGCCCCGGTCCGCCGGGGGCGCCGGTGCCCGCGCGTCCCCACGCCCTGCTCCACGGCCCGCCGGCGGTGGGCGCCGGCGTCGTCCACCACGACACGCGCCCCCGCGGCCCCCGCCCCTCCTTCGCCGTGCCGAGGAGGCCGCCGCGGCCCCGGCGCCCGCTCCCGCCGCGCCACTGCCCCGCACCGGCCCGGGTGCGTGCCCCGCACCGGCCCGGTGCGCGTCACCGTGCCGTCCGCCGCCCCGCACCGCGGCCGCCCGGCGGCCGCCCCGGAGCCGCGGAGGCAGCACAACCCCTTGCACGGCCCCGTTAGACTTGGCCCATGGCCATTCTCCTCGCGCATTAGACGGCGGGAACGTCCGCAGCCGCCCACCCGCCAATCCCTGTACGCCCAGGAGTCTGTCCGTGATCTCCGCCTCCGGTATCGAGCTGCGCGCCGGTGCGCGCGTCCTCCTCGAGAACGCCACCTTCCGCGTCGTCAAGGGCGACCGCATCGGCCTCGTCGGCCGCAACGGCGCCGGCAAGACCACACTCACCAAGTGCCTCGCCGGCGAGGGCATCCCCGCGGCCGGCACCATCGCCCGCTCCGGCGAGGTCGGTTACCTCCCGCAGGACCCCCGCACCGGCGACCTCGACATCCTCGCCCGCGACCGCATCCTCTCCGCCCGCGGCCTCGACGTCCTGATCCGCAAGATGCGCGAGAACGAGCAGCGCATCGCCAACGGCCAGGGCGCCACCCGCGAGAAGGCCCTCCGGCAGTACGAGCGCCAGGAGACGGAGTTCCTCACCAAGGGCGGGTACGCCGCCGAGGCCGAGGCCGCCACCATCGCCGCCGCGCTCAACCTGCCCGACCGCGTGCTCGGCCAGCCCCTGCACACGCTCTCCGGCGGTCAGCGCCGCCGGATCGAGCTGGCCCGCATCCTCTTCTCCGACGCCGACACCCTGCTGCTGGACGAGCCGACCAACCACCTCGACGCCGACTCGATCGTCTGGCTGCGGGACTACCTGAAGACCTACCGCGGCGGCTTCATCGTGATCTCCCACGACGTCGACCTGGTCGAGACGGTCGTCAACAAGGTCTTCTACCTGGACGCCAACCGGTCGACGATCGACGTCTACAACATGGGCTGGAAGCTCTACCAGCAGCAGCGCGAGGCCGACGAGAAGCGCCGCAGGCGCGAGCGCGCCAACGCGGAGAAGAAGGCCGCCGCGCTGAACGCGCAGGCCGACAAGATGCGCGCCAAGGCCACCAAGACCGTCGCCGCGCAGAACATGGCCCGCCGCGCCGAGAAGCTGCTCTCCGGCCTGGAGGACGTCCGCCAGTCCGACAAGGTCGCCAAGCTCCGCTTCCCGGAGCCCGCGCCCTGCGGCAAGACCCCGCTGATGGCCGAGGGGCTGTCGAAGTCGTACGGCTCGCTGGAGATCTTCACCGACGTCGACCTGGCCATCGACAAGGGTTCCCGGGTCGTCATCCTCGGCCTCAACGGCGCCGGCAAGACCACCCTGCTGCGCCTCCTCGCCGGTGTCGAGCAGCCGGATACCGGCGCGGTCGTCCCCGGCCACGGCCTCAAGCTCGGCTACTACGCCCAGGAGCACGAGACCCTGGACGCCGACCGCACGGTCCTGGAGAACATGCGCTCGGCCGCCCCGGACATGGACCTCGTGGAGGTCCGCAAGGTGCTGGGCTCCTTCCTGTTCTCCGGCGACGACGTCGACAAGCCGGCCGGGGTCCTCTCCGGCGGTGAGAAGACCCGTCTCGCCCTGGCCACCCTGGTCGTCTCCTCGGCGAACGTGCTGCTGCTGGACGAGCCGACCAACAACCTCGACCCGGCCAGCCGCGAGGAGATCCTCGGCGCCCTGCGCACCTACCAGGGCGCGGTCGTCCTCGTCACCCACGACGAGGGCGCCGTCGAGGCGCTCCAGCCGGAACGGATCATCCTCCTGCCGGACGGCGTGGAGGACCTGTGGAGCTCCGGCTACGCGGATCTCGTCGCCCTGGCGTGATCGAACGCCTGCTCCCCGGGTATGGATCATTCGGCCGACCGGTGATCCCTCATCTGTGTGAGATCTCCTCGTACCGAGGTGTGTCCTACACGGATTTCACGGCCGATCCCCCCATCGCGCGGGGATCGGCCGTTTCGCGTCCCTGACCTGCCACTTCGTGAATCCGACGGGCTGGTCCGACCCGTGCCCGGCGACGGAATTCACGATTCCGCATGTGGGGACGCGCTCCTGTCGTCACAACCTCGTCCCACGGACCTTGCCGAATGGGTGGCCATCCCGCCCCGGAGGGGTGATCATGAGAAGACCAGAGCGCACTTCCCATGAGGAGGCACGGGTGGCCGAGACTCTGAAGAAGGGCAGCCGGGTGACCGGCGCCGCGCGCGACAAGCTCGCGGCAGACCTGAAGAAGAAGTACGACTCCGGTGCGAGCATCCGGGCGCTGGCCGAGGAGACCGGCCGCTCGTATGGCTTCGTGCACCGGATGCTCAGCGAGTCGGGCGTCACGCTGCGTGGGCGTGGCGGAGCGACCCGGGGCAAGAAGGCCGCATCGTCCTGACTCCGGGCGGCCCATCGGCTCCGATGGTGGCCACCCGGTCGGTTCACTGACCGACCGGGTGGTTACTGTGCAGTCACTTGGCATGCCGTACGGCAATGCGAGACGACCGCACCCATCGGAGGCGCCCCATGGCTTCGCCCGACCAGGACCTCGCTCCTGCACTCGACAAGGACGGCGTACGGCTCACCGTCGACGACGCGCTCGCCACGGTGACGCTGACCAACCCGGCCAAGCGCAACGCGCAGAGCCCCGCCCTGTGGCGGGCGCTGGCCGAAGCGGGCCGGCTGCTGCCGGGCTCCGTCCGCGTCGTCGTGCTGCGCGGCGAGGGCAAGTCCTTCTCCGCCGGACTGGACCGCCAGATGTTCACTCCGGAGGGGATCCCGGGCGAGCCAACCTTCATCGAGCTCGCGCGCCGCGACGACGCCGGGCTCGATGCGGCCATCACCGCGTACCAGGAGGCGTTCACCTGGTGGCGACGGAACGACATCGTGTCCGTCGCCGCCGTACAAGGACATGCCGTGGGCGCCGGGTTCCAGCTCGCGCTCGCCTGCGACCTGCGGGTCGTCGCCGACGACGTGCAGTTCGCCATGCGCGAGACCAGCCTGGGCCTCGTCCCGGACCTGACCGGCACGCACCCGCTGGTCGGGCTGGTCGGCTACGCCCGCGCGCTGGAGATCTGCGCGACCGGGCGCTTCGTCCAGGCCGAGGAGGCGGTCGTGTCCGGGCTGGCCAACCTCGCGGTGCCGGCCGGCGAACTCGACGGCGCGGTCGCGGACCTGGCCGCGGCGCTGCTGGCCGCCCCGCGCGACGCCGTGGTGGAGACCAAGGCGCTGCTGCGCGGTGCCGCCGACCGCACCTACGACGAGCAGCGCGCGGCCGAACGGGCCGCCCAGGCGCGGCGGCTGCGGGACCTGGCCGGCGTCGGCGAGTGAGCCGCCCGCGCCCCCGCACGGCCCCGGACCCCGCCCCGGCTCAGTCCACCCCGGTGACCAGAACCGACACCGTCGGGTGATCCTCCAGCGCGTCCCGTACGGCCGCGCGGACCCGCCGGGCCACGTCCACCGCCCGCTGGTCCGCGCCCGTCGCCAGCTCCACCCGCACGTGCCGGTGCGGCAGTGCCGCGGCCTGCGCGTGCTCCTCGACGTGCACCGCCCGGCCCAGACCGCCCAGTGACCCCGTCAGACGGGTGACTCCGGGCACCGCGAGCGCGGCGGCGGCCACCCGGGACGCGACCGGATCAGCCGTCGCGCGGGCGGTCGGCGCCCGCGGCGCCGGTTCCTCCGGGGCCGGCCGGTCCGCCGCCAGCAGGTCCGTCACCCGCAGGTCCACCTCCGTGACCGTGAGGCCCAGGCGCAGCGCCGCGGCCGTCGCCAGGCTCTCGCGCAGCCGGGCCGCCGTCACCGGCAGCGGCTCGACGGCCCCGGCCGCGAAGTCCGCCGTCACCCGCAGCGCGCCCGGCGGCAGGCCGCTCGGCGGCGGCGGCACCACCGGCTCCCCGACCTTCTGCGGATCGGCGAGCGCGATCCGCAGCGCCCCCAGCCGCGCTCCCGGCACTTCGCGCGCCGCCGCGCGCCTGAGCACGGCCCCGGCCGCGGCCTCCGTGATCCACGCGCCGTCGCCGGCACCGCCGAGCGGCAGCAGCCTGCCCAGCCCCAGCTGCCGCCGCACTTCCCCGGTCCATCCGTCTGCCGCCGTCATCCCTCCAGCCTGCCGCATCCCCGGCGCGCGGTCGCGCAGCCGTGCGCGCGGCGGCCGCGGGAGGGGACCGAAGGGACGTACGGCGGCGACCGGGCCGGCCACGGGGCCGGCCGCCGAGGGAGGTGCGGGGAGCGGGCCGGGGGCTTCAGAAACCGTGCCGCATGCCCCCGTCCACCGGCACCATGACGCCCGTCAGGTAGGACGCGGCGGGGGACAGCAGGAACGCGGCGACCCGGCCGAACTCCTCCGGCCGGCCGTACCGGCGCAGCGGGATCCGGGACTCGTTGGCCGTGCGCGTGGCCACCGGGTCCGCGGACAGCGCGTCCAGCTCCCGCACGCGGTCGGTGTCGATCCGGGCCGGCAGCAGCCCCACCACACGGATCCCGCGCGGTCCCAGTTCGTCGGCGATCGACTTGGCGAACCCCGCGAGCCCCGGCCGCAGCCCGTTGGACACGGTCAGCCCCGGGATCGGCTCGTGCACCGAACCGGACAGCACGAACCCGACGACCCCGCCCGCCGCCAGCTCGGCCGCCGCGGTGCGGGCGAGCCGCACCGCGCCGAGGAACACCGATTCGAACGCCTCGCGCCACTGCTCGTCCGTGTTGTCCGCGACGAACCCGGGCGGCGGCCCGCCGACGCTGACGAGGATGCCGTGGAAGCCGCCGAAGTGCTCCCGGGCGGCCGCGATCAGCCGCTCGGGGGCTCCGGCGTCGGCGTTGTCGACGGCCACGCCCACCGCGTTCGGGCCCAGTTCGGCGGCGGCCTCGGCGACCCGCTCCCCGGCACGGCCGGTGACGACCACCTTCGCCCCGTCGGCGACCAGTTCCCTCGCGGCGGCGTTGCCCAGCCCGCGCGTGGCACCGGTGACCACGTACACCCGGTCCTTCAGTCCTAGATCCATGGCCCCTATCCTGCCCGGTCGGCCCCTTCGCCGCGGAAGAGGGTGAGGGCGGTGTTCACCAGCGCGATGTGGCTGAACGCCTGTGGGAAGTTGCCCAGCTGGCAGCCGTGCACGGGGTCGTACTCCTCGGCCAGCAGACCCACGTCGTTGACCAGCCCGGCCAGCCGCTCGAACAGTGCGAGGGCCTCGTCCGTGCGGCCCGTCAGGTGCAGGGCGTCGGCCAGCCAGAACGAGCAGGCCAGGAAGGCGCCCTCGCCCTGCGGCAGCCCGTCGACGACCGGCTCCCCGGCCCCCCCGGTGTCGTAGCGGCGCAGGAAGCCGCCGTGACCCAGGGCGGCGCGGACCGCGTCGATCGTGCCGGCCACCCGGGGATCGTCGGGGGGCAGGAACCCCACCCGCGGGATCAGCAGCAGCGCGGCGTCCAGTTCCCGCGAGCCGTAGTACTGCGTGAAGGTGTTGCGCCCGGGGTCGTAGCCCTTCTCGCACACCTCCCGGTGCACCTCGTCGCGCAGCGCCCGCCAGCCCGCCAGGTCGCCCCTCAGCCCCGGGTGCTCCT
This is a stretch of genomic DNA from Streptomyces sp. TG1A-8. It encodes these proteins:
- a CDS encoding inorganic phosphate transporter, giving the protein MESFSLILAIVVITALAFDFTNGFHDTANAMATTISTGALKPKVAVAMSAALNLVGAFLSVEVANTISKGLVDETGIRPEVIFAALVGAILWNLLTWLVGLPSSSSHALMGGLIGATVASAGFGAVHGDALVTKVLLPAVAAPAVAGIAAMLATRLSYGIGGGARGEASRKGYRAGQIASAGLVSLAHGTNDAQKTMGIITLALVAGGAVAPGSNPPTWVILSAGLAIALGTYIGGWRIIRTMGTGLTDLQPQQGFAAQTSAATAILASSHLGFSLSTTHVVSGSVMGAGLGRRGGVVRWSTATRMAVAWVLTLPAAALVGAGAESVTGLGDWGTGLVAVLLVAACAAIWKVSRREVVDHTNVVAPGDAAEPAGVVTAALAAVAPPPAGAVAEGLTATIPATITMPSQITGSPAESAPAAPPAAAV
- a CDS encoding lysozyme encodes the protein MTRDRTPTRRRAGAVAAATAALALAGAEPASAGPPAHAAHAAHTAHTAHTAHTAHTARRPRGHDVSSHQGAVDWSAARAGGARFTYVKATESTTYRNPYFSGQYTGARKAGLIRGAYHFALPDRSSGARQAAYFVRHGGGWRADGRTLPPALDIEYNPYKRKHPCYGLGRSRMVRWIRSFSDEVRRRTGRRPVIYTTAHWWRDCTGDSRAFARSHALWIARHGSSGPGALPGGWRYWTFWQRGTRGRLPGDQDLFNGSTGRLRSFARGR
- a CDS encoding class II aldolase/adducin family protein, translating into MAEPRRNTEDEEARAWEELVATARRSVADGLVVGTSGNVSARVGDVVLVTPSGVPYDRLTPGDLTGVGLDGRQVRGTLVPTSELPMHLAVYRTTGARAVVHTHAVHATAVSALVPELPLVHYMAAALGGPVRVAPYATYGTDELAENMLRALAGRSGCLLQNHGTVTYGDTLDQAYDRTAQLEWMCRLWLVASSVPALTPSVLTEAQLAQAGERLRGYGQRR
- a CDS encoding alpha/beta hydrolase, translating into MRTVKATATALGAVLAAGAASVAAGRLASDAALKAPAGRPLPTEPRLTVHGTAAGHITLTRDLATLRPGVYGLAGDGSHAVVGPVAKSAEHTADTVVRRLERVTHGTFAAGDAVWLTPNVYVGNPGDALGLECADVDVPGELGALPAWFVPAHRDTWVIAVHGLGATREQAMNVMPFLHDRRLPVLALAYRGDPGAPRSPDGLHHLGETEWRDVDAAIRHAVRHGARRVVLLGWSTGATMALHAARHSPLRHHIAGLVLDSPVLSWEATLRALARARHTPPPLLPLAVRAAQGRAGLHADRAAATGDPGLPAVPMLVVHGPDDRVAPWEHSRRFAARFAGHVVLHTVRGAPHAAMWNADPEQYEERLRRFLTPLM
- the abc-f gene encoding ribosomal protection-like ABC-F family protein encodes the protein MISASGIELRAGARVLLENATFRVVKGDRIGLVGRNGAGKTTLTKCLAGEGIPAAGTIARSGEVGYLPQDPRTGDLDILARDRILSARGLDVLIRKMRENEQRIANGQGATREKALRQYERQETEFLTKGGYAAEAEAATIAAALNLPDRVLGQPLHTLSGGQRRRIELARILFSDADTLLLDEPTNHLDADSIVWLRDYLKTYRGGFIVISHDVDLVETVVNKVFYLDANRSTIDVYNMGWKLYQQQREADEKRRRRERANAEKKAAALNAQADKMRAKATKTVAAQNMARRAEKLLSGLEDVRQSDKVAKLRFPEPAPCGKTPLMAEGLSKSYGSLEIFTDVDLAIDKGSRVVILGLNGAGKTTLLRLLAGVEQPDTGAVVPGHGLKLGYYAQEHETLDADRTVLENMRSAAPDMDLVEVRKVLGSFLFSGDDVDKPAGVLSGGEKTRLALATLVVSSANVLLLDEPTNNLDPASREEILGALRTYQGAVVLVTHDEGAVEALQPERIILLPDGVEDLWSSGYADLVALA
- a CDS encoding helix-turn-helix domain-containing protein encodes the protein MAETLKKGSRVTGAARDKLAADLKKKYDSGASIRALAEETGRSYGFVHRMLSESGVTLRGRGGATRGKKAASS
- a CDS encoding enoyl-CoA hydratase/isomerase family protein, with the translated sequence MASPDQDLAPALDKDGVRLTVDDALATVTLTNPAKRNAQSPALWRALAEAGRLLPGSVRVVVLRGEGKSFSAGLDRQMFTPEGIPGEPTFIELARRDDAGLDAAITAYQEAFTWWRRNDIVSVAAVQGHAVGAGFQLALACDLRVVADDVQFAMRETSLGLVPDLTGTHPLVGLVGYARALEICATGRFVQAEEAVVSGLANLAVPAGELDGAVADLAAALLAAPRDAVVETKALLRGAADRTYDEQRAAERAAQARRLRDLAGVGE
- a CDS encoding nucleopolyhedrovirus P10 family protein, with amino-acid sequence MTAADGWTGEVRRQLGLGRLLPLGGAGDGAWITEAAAGAVLRRAAAREVPGARLGALRIALADPQKVGEPVVPPPPSGLPPGALRVTADFAAGAVEPLPVTAARLRESLATAAALRLGLTVTEVDLRVTDLLAADRPAPEEPAPRAPTARATADPVASRVAAAALAVPGVTRLTGSLGGLGRAVHVEEHAQAAALPHRHVRVELATGADQRAVDVARRVRAAVRDALEDHPTVSVLVTGVD
- a CDS encoding SDR family oxidoreductase; protein product: MDLGLKDRVYVVTGATRGLGNAAARELVADGAKVVVTGRAGERVAEAAAELGPNAVGVAVDNADAGAPERLIAAAREHFGGFHGILVSVGGPPPGFVADNTDEQWREAFESVFLGAVRLARTAAAELAAGGVVGFVLSGSVHEPIPGLTVSNGLRPGLAGFAKSIADELGPRGIRVVGLLPARIDTDRVRELDALSADPVATRTANESRIPLRRYGRPEEFGRVAAFLLSPAASYLTGVMVPVDGGMRHGF